A genomic stretch from Solanum stenotomum isolate F172 chromosome 8, ASM1918654v1, whole genome shotgun sequence includes:
- the LOC125875275 gene encoding LOB domain-containing protein 1-like: MESSNTTITTTTPSSPCSVLPPTNSPSPPRVVATPCAACKILRRRCAEKCVLAPYFPPSEPIKFTIAHRVFGASNIIKFLQELPEYQRADAVSSMVYEANARMRDPVYGSAGTICQLQKQVNELQAQLAKTQAELVNIQCQQANLMAFVYMEMGPSPPTSPQQSLDKFTNSTIHATTQNNMSFLDENNNNGTLETLWT, encoded by the exons atggagTCCAGCAATACGACGATCACCACCACAACACCGTCGTCTCCTTGCTCCGTATTACCGCCAACTAACTCTCCATCTCCGCCGCGGGTCGTGGCCACACCTTGTGCTGCCTGTAAGATATTACGGCGGAGATGCGCGGAGAAATGTGTGTTGGCACCTTATTTTCCTCCCAGTGAACCCATCAAATTCACCATTGCTCATCGTGTTTTTGGTGCTAGCAATATTATCAAGTTCTTGCAG GAATTGCCGGAATATCAAAGAGCAGATGCTGTAAGTAGCATGGTGTACGAGGCTAACGCTAGGATGAGGGATCCAGTCTATGGTTCTGCTGGGACAATTTGTCAACTTCAAAAACAAGTAAATGAGCTACAAGCACAATTAGCCAAAACACAAGCTGAACTCGTCAATATCCAATGCCAACAAGCTAATCTCATGGCCTTTGTTTACATGGAAATGGGACCATCTCCACCAACATCACCCCAACAATCTTTGGACAAGTTCACCAATAGTACTATACATGCCACCACCCAAAATAACATGAGTTTCTTAGatgaaaacaacaataatgggACCCTGGAGACTCTTTGGACATGA